From a region of the Butyrivibrio sp. AE3004 genome:
- a CDS encoding GspE/PulE family protein: MPKKRIGDLLIERGLINEKELQFALDMQKQTHEKLGEVLINNKIVTPENMAQTLAVQLEVDYIDLGKVSIPQEMAKLVQRNTAKQNHLVPVQKQGDTLYVAMDDPLNYYALDEVRKAANLKIVPLIATHVAVERAINTLYGNENAKKAIADYKRELGSHGTEAEQSLSNFDFVITSNSISGDSEGAPTIRLVNSIIERAVSEHASDIHFEPREHDMDVRMRIDGVLRDILKVPKDVTAAVIARVKTMSGMDVAEKRIPQDGRFAVSVLGTSIDMRVSTLPIAWGEKIVCRLLDKSNTNIDKEMLGLNPDDMAKYEKLIHYKNGVMLLVGPTGSGKTTTMYAMLNELNTRDVNLVTLEDPIEYNLDGLNQVQVNPKTNMTFANGLRAILRQDPDIVSVGEIRDGETAEICLRAALTGRFVMSTIHTNDAVGAIDRLEDIGVEPYLISATLRGVISQRLVRRVCPYCAEEYEPQRDELEKLGIKIEPGTKFKFGKGCQHCFNTGYSGRIGIFEIMMVTPEVRDLIYKRAGRTEIEKALKKEGTGFVSLKEAGIRLILDGITTTYEVMRVTNESD, translated from the coding sequence ATGCCAAAGAAGAGGATAGGTGACCTGCTTATTGAGCGAGGCCTAATTAATGAGAAAGAGCTTCAGTTTGCACTGGATATGCAGAAGCAGACTCATGAGAAGCTCGGTGAAGTTCTGATCAACAACAAAATAGTAACTCCGGAGAACATGGCACAGACTCTGGCAGTTCAGCTGGAGGTAGACTACATAGACCTGGGTAAGGTGAGCATTCCGCAGGAAATGGCGAAGCTTGTGCAGAGAAATACTGCAAAGCAAAATCATCTTGTTCCGGTACAAAAACAGGGGGACACTCTTTATGTAGCAATGGATGACCCCTTGAATTACTACGCTCTCGATGAAGTGCGAAAGGCGGCAAATCTAAAGATTGTGCCTCTTATTGCGACGCATGTTGCGGTTGAGAGAGCGATAAATACCCTGTACGGTAATGAAAATGCCAAGAAGGCTATTGCCGATTACAAGAGAGAACTTGGAAGTCATGGAACAGAAGCTGAACAGTCGCTTTCAAATTTCGACTTTGTAATCACATCCAATTCAATCAGCGGAGACAGTGAGGGTGCGCCCACTATCCGTTTGGTAAACTCGATCATAGAGCGTGCTGTTTCAGAGCATGCATCAGATATCCATTTTGAGCCAAGAGAGCATGACATGGATGTCCGCATGCGTATTGACGGTGTGCTAAGAGATATATTAAAAGTTCCGAAGGACGTAACTGCTGCAGTTATCGCCCGTGTTAAAACCATGTCCGGAATGGACGTTGCAGAAAAAAGAATTCCACAGGACGGCAGATTTGCTGTAAGTGTTCTTGGCACAAGCATTGATATGCGTGTCTCCACGCTTCCGATTGCGTGGGGTGAAAAAATCGTGTGCCGTCTTCTTGATAAATCCAACACAAACATTGATAAAGAAATGCTTGGGCTTAACCCTGATGATATGGCTAAGTATGAAAAGCTCATACACTATAAAAACGGCGTAATGCTGCTTGTTGGACCTACCGGTTCAGGTAAGACAACAACCATGTATGCAATGCTTAATGAGCTTAATACCAGAGACGTTAACCTTGTAACCCTTGAAGATCCTATCGAGTATAACCTTGATGGACTTAATCAGGTGCAGGTTAATCCCAAAACAAATATGACCTTTGCAAACGGCCTAAGAGCAATACTTCGTCAGGACCCTGACATTGTCTCCGTAGGTGAGATCCGTGACGGTGAAACTGCAGAGATATGCCTCAGAGCAGCTCTTACGGGACGTTTTGTTATGAGCACCATCCACACCAATGATGCGGTAGGTGCAATAGACAGATTGGAGGACATCGGCGTTGAACCTTATCTGATATCGGCTACCCTGAGGGGAGTTATATCACAGAGACTGGTAAGACGAGTATGTCCTTATTGTGCTGAGGAATACGAGCCGCAAAGAGATGAGCTTGAAAAACTTGGAATAAAGATTGAACCCGGCACGAAGTTCAAATTCGGAAAAGGCTGTCAGCACTGTTTCAATACAGGGTATTCCGGACGAATCGGAATATTTGAGATCATGATGGTAACTCCGGAAGTTCGTGACCTTATTTACAAGAGAGCAGGACGAACGGAAATTGAAAAAGCCCTGAAAAAAGAGGGAACAGGCTTTGTATCCCTTAAGGAAGCAGGGATAAGACTTATACTCGACGGAATAACAACGACCTATGAAGTAATGAGAGTAACCAACGAAAGCGACTGA
- a CDS encoding type IV pilus twitching motility protein PilT yields the protein MMTIDELVAKAKADGASDIHIICGLPPKYRKSGELENMEETPVTEEECLNLARKLAGSEKAFDELMTTGELDAADTFADNRCRIHLFKQQGIPSLALRILSEHIPELSTLGLPMAVLDLPKLHKGIVLVTGETGSGKSTTLAAILDNINHNYKRHIVTLEDPVEYMYKPDLCAINQREVGKDTQSFAMGLRASLREDPNVILIGEMRDRDTIETAITAAETGHLVFGTLHTGSAADSIDRMVQVFPEAAQQQIRLQLSMVLQAVLTQQLIQKKGGGRALASEYMIVTDAIRNLIRTGNTPQIANAVATSAELGGQTMDQSICMLVRKGLITRENALHYAVNKDFVTRNMN from the coding sequence ATGATGACGATAGATGAACTGGTAGCAAAGGCAAAGGCAGATGGCGCATCCGATATTCATATCATATGCGGACTTCCTCCGAAGTACAGAAAAAGCGGCGAGCTTGAAAACATGGAGGAGACTCCGGTAACTGAGGAAGAATGCTTAAACCTTGCAAGAAAGCTTGCAGGGTCGGAAAAAGCTTTTGATGAGCTTATGACAACTGGCGAGCTTGATGCAGCCGATACCTTTGCTGATAACAGATGTCGTATCCATTTGTTCAAACAGCAGGGAATACCGTCACTAGCCTTAAGAATACTTTCAGAGCATATCCCGGAGCTGTCAACGCTTGGACTTCCCATGGCAGTGCTTGACCTTCCAAAACTCCATAAAGGAATCGTGCTTGTAACAGGTGAAACGGGTTCCGGTAAATCAACAACCCTTGCCGCTATTTTGGATAACATTAACCATAACTATAAAAGGCACATAGTAACCCTTGAAGATCCTGTAGAGTACATGTACAAGCCTGACCTCTGTGCAATAAACCAGAGAGAAGTCGGAAAGGATACACAGAGCTTTGCAATGGGACTTAGGGCTTCACTTCGAGAAGATCCCAACGTAATCCTCATCGGTGAAATGCGTGACAGGGATACAATCGAGACGGCCATAACAGCAGCGGAAACAGGACACCTTGTTTTCGGAACACTGCATACAGGTAGTGCAGCGGATTCCATAGACCGTATGGTTCAGGTATTCCCTGAGGCAGCTCAGCAGCAGATAAGACTTCAGCTTTCAATGGTTTTGCAGGCGGTACTTACCCAGCAGCTTATCCAGAAAAAAGGCGGCGGCAGAGCACTTGCTTCAGAATACATGATAGTTACCGATGCTATAAGAAATCTTATAAGAACAGGTAATACACCTCAGATAGCAAATGCAGTTGCGACAAGTGCGGAGCTTGGCGGACAGACAATGGATCAGTCAATTTGTATGCTTGTGAGAAAGGGGCTTATCACAAGAGAAAATGCCCTGCACTATGCAGTTAACAAGGATTTCGTAACAAGAAATATGAACTGA
- the pilM gene encoding pilus assembly protein PilM: MAGNQGILGISVSHGRLALTMMKGGVVRKSYWEEIPTNIVEGNRILSQNLFSVFLKEQLKDKGLKCKNVAYVIADSDIFIRKITMPKLADDQLRYNIPFEFKDFIQGELNQYVFDYIKRNDDKDAEESNTVNLLAYAVPLELITGLRETLKLAGLKLVRALPETLVYETLIGALGEEEEIKKERCFMDIGRRAIRMMIFKNGEFKLSHMMDIGEDHVIQAIADELNVDTHLAVTYLRNNYNECDRLPVSINAYKDISIEVLKGLNFYELSDMTSRLKDVVLCGTGAMTEPLVEILKERIDKNVQTMDELYPKYSQEQEINVTYGSVGILLSDAVGVGTNSNLAKAGEKKKTNVWLVLGIVAAIVAVIGLVGKFTLLDRLGMLVSERYKAAQLHEQVSSITSALSGAEDLQNEYFHYTWDTMSEEERTRVSRREASELVDLIGKEGMKVTYMDLVKGVMTIDLKSDSLDSVSKLTTKLREQELVESCSVVSAKTIEDDEKTEEVESGVNAEIKIYLITKSSEKE; the protein is encoded by the coding sequence ATGGCTGGTAATCAGGGCATATTAGGAATAAGTGTATCGCACGGAAGACTTGCGCTTACCATGATGAAAGGCGGGGTGGTACGTAAATCTTATTGGGAAGAGATACCGACAAATATTGTTGAAGGTAATAGGATTTTGTCCCAAAATCTGTTTTCGGTTTTCTTAAAGGAACAGCTTAAGGACAAAGGATTAAAGTGCAAAAACGTAGCTTATGTTATTGCAGACAGCGATATTTTCATCCGTAAGATTACAATGCCTAAGCTTGCCGATGATCAGCTCCGTTATAACATTCCCTTCGAGTTTAAGGATTTCATTCAGGGAGAGCTTAATCAATACGTATTCGATTATATAAAAAGAAATGACGATAAGGACGCAGAGGAATCAAATACTGTAAATCTTCTGGCATATGCGGTTCCGCTGGAACTGATAACAGGTTTACGTGAAACGCTAAAGCTTGCGGGATTAAAGCTTGTAAGAGCATTGCCGGAGACACTTGTTTACGAGACTCTTATAGGAGCCTTAGGTGAAGAGGAAGAAATAAAAAAAGAAAGATGCTTCATGGACATCGGCAGGCGTGCTATCAGAATGATGATCTTTAAGAATGGAGAATTCAAACTGTCCCATATGATGGACATAGGCGAGGACCATGTTATTCAGGCTATAGCAGATGAACTGAATGTTGATACGCACCTTGCAGTAACTTACCTTAGAAACAACTACAACGAGTGTGACAGATTGCCGGTTTCCATAAATGCTTACAAAGATATCTCCATTGAAGTACTTAAAGGTCTGAATTTCTATGAGTTGTCAGATATGACTTCAAGGCTAAAGGATGTGGTTCTCTGCGGAACAGGCGCAATGACAGAACCGCTTGTAGAAATCCTGAAAGAACGTATAGATAAAAATGTTCAGACCATGGATGAGCTTTATCCAAAGTACAGCCAGGAGCAGGAGATAAATGTTACCTACGGCTCCGTGGGAATTCTTCTAAGCGATGCTGTAGGAGTTGGAACAAACAGTAACCTTGCCAAGGCAGGTGAAAAGAAAAAGACAAATGTCTGGCTTGTTCTCGGGATAGTGGCAGCAATAGTAGCAGTTATAGGTCTGGTAGGAAAATTCACTCTCCTGGACAGACTGGGAATGCTGGTAAGTGAGAGATATAAGGCAGCGCAGCTCCACGAGCAGGTATCTTCAATAACGTCAGCTCTAAGCGGCGCCGAGGACCTTCAAAATGAGTATTTCCATTACACCTGGGATACCATGAGTGAGGAGGAGCGAACAAGAGTAAGCAGAAGAGAGGCTTCAGAACTTGTAGATCTTATAGGCAAAGAGGGGATGAAGGTTACTTACATGGATCTGGTCAAAGGTGTCATGACTATTGATCTAAAGAGTGACAGCCTTGATTCGGTAAGTAAGCTGACAACAAAGCTTAGGGAACAGGAACTGGTGGAGAGCTGTTCTGTAGTATCTGCCAAGACCATAGAGGATGATGAAAAAACGGAAGAAGTTGAGTCGGGGGTAAACGCTGAGATAAAGATATATTTGATTACGAAATCTTCTGAAAAGGAGTGA
- a CDS encoding prepilin peptidase: MAEQIYYIVCISLFGLIFGSFLNCMAMRIVRKEDFVKGRSHCMDCGHELTAADLIPVFSYAIHGGKCRYCGKKISVRYPLAELTFMLLSVVLFLHTGTDWITFYKNWLLTGCLFAIALVDLESFEIPDNLLITALIGWAGFSVIEVIFFGQSIKFIGIRVLTGLIFGAGMLLISLLMDRIFKKDSLGGGDIKLFALLGLYLGFAGSYELIILSCIFGLIFAFLRKKFDSKASEEFPFGPAIAAGAYVILIFGDAITDWYLSLL, encoded by the coding sequence TTGGCAGAACAAATTTATTACATCGTATGCATATCCTTATTTGGATTGATATTTGGTTCCTTTTTAAACTGTATGGCAATGAGGATTGTCAGAAAAGAGGATTTTGTAAAGGGAAGAAGTCACTGCATGGACTGTGGGCATGAGCTTACGGCTGCGGACCTCATACCGGTTTTCAGCTATGCCATACACGGCGGGAAATGCAGATACTGCGGAAAGAAAATATCTGTAAGATATCCGCTTGCGGAACTAACTTTTATGCTTTTGTCGGTGGTTTTGTTTTTACATACGGGAACCGACTGGATTACATTTTACAAAAACTGGTTACTTACAGGATGCCTGTTTGCGATAGCACTGGTGGATCTTGAAAGCTTTGAGATTCCTGACAATCTGCTTATAACAGCACTTATCGGATGGGCAGGCTTTTCGGTAATAGAAGTAATATTTTTCGGACAGAGCATAAAATTCATAGGTATCAGAGTCCTGACGGGACTGATTTTTGGAGCGGGTATGCTTCTTATTAGTCTTCTTATGGACAGGATTTTTAAAAAGGACAGCCTCGGAGGCGGTGATATCAAGCTATTTGCACTTCTTGGATTGTACCTGGGTTTTGCAGGTTCCTATGAACTTATAATATTGTCCTGCATATTTGGACTTATATTTGCATTTTTAAGAAAGAAGTTTGACTCGAAGGCATCAGAGGAGTTTCCCTTTGGGCCGGCGATTGCAGCAGGAGCTTATGTAATACTTATTTTCGGAGATGCCATAACAGACTGGTATTTGAGTTTGTTGTGA
- a CDS encoding type II secretion system F family protein → MNNYKYTALTASGDKVNGMLEAIDQLEATAKIRQQYNVVLSVKEIKGKSIEFSEFLGADIGGKKLDPKAFTLMCSQFATILAAGIPISRAVKLIRDKTTNKALKNMLTKVFEDVEAGRALSAAFNEHGGSFLPATFCETLRAGEEAGDLAGSFDSIYRHFDKQTKMGAKVRSAMSYPMFVLFIAVVVVMVMMVKVVPTFTAIFEEIGGELPLPTRMLIGISNFFSKYILVIVLVIAVLIVAFILIKRNPKGARKLSEIQLKLPILGNIAELNAASLFANTMATMIGSGLPMTKAVNITSRVMTNEVYKEEIAGMVGKIEEGRTVVDSMRDTHVMPDILTDMVGVGEETGEMKHTMDVIAKYYDNELEQAVAKAIAMLEPALLIFIAAIAGFVVIAIYMAMFTMYQGM, encoded by the coding sequence ATGAATAACTACAAGTATACAGCGCTTACAGCTTCAGGAGATAAGGTCAACGGAATGCTTGAAGCAATCGACCAGCTCGAAGCAACAGCAAAAATCAGACAACAGTATAATGTAGTTCTTTCTGTCAAAGAGATTAAGGGAAAGAGTATAGAGTTCTCGGAATTTTTGGGGGCTGATATTGGCGGTAAAAAACTTGATCCCAAAGCATTTACTCTTATGTGCAGCCAGTTTGCGACTATTCTTGCAGCAGGAATACCTATCTCAAGAGCGGTTAAGCTTATTCGTGATAAGACGACCAACAAGGCTTTGAAAAATATGCTGACAAAGGTATTTGAGGATGTTGAAGCGGGACGTGCTCTTTCGGCAGCTTTTAATGAACACGGCGGTAGCTTTCTTCCCGCAACCTTTTGCGAGACTCTTCGTGCTGGTGAGGAGGCAGGTGACCTTGCAGGTTCTTTTGATTCAATATACAGGCACTTTGATAAGCAGACCAAGATGGGAGCAAAGGTTAGAAGCGCAATGAGCTACCCCATGTTCGTTTTGTTCATAGCTGTAGTTGTTGTTATGGTCATGATGGTAAAGGTTGTACCTACATTTACGGCTATATTTGAAGAGATCGGAGGAGAGCTTCCTCTGCCTACAAGGATGCTTATAGGAATATCAAACTTCTTTAGTAAATATATTCTTGTAATAGTACTTGTCATCGCAGTTTTGATAGTGGCATTCATTTTGATAAAAAGAAATCCAAAGGGTGCAAGAAAGCTTTCCGAAATACAGCTTAAGCTTCCAATCCTGGGAAATATTGCAGAGCTTAATGCGGCAAGTCTTTTTGCAAATACCATGGCTACAATGATAGGCTCAGGACTTCCGATGACAAAGGCAGTAAATATAACATCAAGGGTTATGACCAACGAAGTTTACAAGGAAGAGATAGCCGGCATGGTCGGAAAAATAGAGGAAGGAAGAACAGTAGTAGACTCCATGCGTGACACTCATGTAATGCCGGATATTCTGACAGACATGGTAGGTGTCGGTGAAGAGACAGGTGAAATGAAGCACACCATGGACGTAATAGCAAAGTACTACGACAATGAGCTTGAACAGGCAGTTGCCAAGGCAATAGCAATGCTTGAGCCTGCGCTCCTTATATTTATAGCAGCTATTGCGGGCTTTGTAGTTATAGCGATTTATATGGCAATGTTTACTATGTATCAGGGGATGTGA